From Arachis stenosperma cultivar V10309 chromosome 2, arast.V10309.gnm1.PFL2, whole genome shotgun sequence, one genomic window encodes:
- the LOC130961709 gene encoding uncharacterized hydrolase YNR064C isoform X2 codes for MQDYLLDAPESVGDGFSFSGGKYSDEPSPSDEWFKQGKMVKAYSSSGSGEKAKDPIFGLTMGAGSQASSDFFRWFCVEVGSADNPSVILIHGFPSQAYSYRKVLPVLSKDYHAIAFDWLGFGFSDKPQPRYGFDYTLDEYVSSLESLIDELAVTKVSLVVQGYFAPVVVKYANSNQEKIKNLILLNPPLTAQHAKLPPTLSIFSNFLLGEIFSQDPLRASDKALTSCGPYKMKEEDAMVYRRPYLTSGSSGFALNALSRTMKKDLKRYVEDMQRILKDQSWKVKTTICWGQRDRWFSYDGVENFCKDSNHTLVEVPKAGHHVQEDCGEELGQLIYKTISRRDYI; via the exons AAGTGATGAGTGGTTTAAACAAGGGAAAATG GTTAAAGCCTATTCAAGTTCTGGCAGTGGCGAAAAGGCAAAAGATCCAATTTTCGGGCTCACTATGGGTGCTGGTTCTCAAGCTAGTAGCGATTTTTTCAG ATGGTTTTGTGTTGAAGTTGGAAGTGCAGATAATCCATCAGTGATACTAATCCATGGTTTCCCTTCACAG GCATATTCATATCGCAAAGTTCTTCCAGTTCTCTCCAAGGACTATCATGCCATAGCTTTTGACTGGTTAG GATTTGGGTTCTCTGATAAGCCTCAACCAAGATATGGATTTGACTACACACTGGATG AATATGTGTCATCACTGGAATCGCTTATCGATGAACTTGCTGTTACTAAAGTCTCACTTGTTGTTCAA gGATATTTTGCACCAGTTGTAGTTAAGTATGCCAACTCTAATCAGGAAAAGATCAAGAACTTAATACTCCTTAATCCACCT CTAACAGCCCAACATGCCAAGCTTCCTCCTACATTATCCATTTTCAGCAACTTTCTGCTAGGTGAAATATTTTCACAG GATCCATTAAGAGCCAGTGACAAAGCTCTAACAAGCTGTGGCCCCTataaaatgaaagaagaagatGCAATGGTTTATAGAAGACCCTATCTCACATCTGGCTCCTCAGGTTTTGCACTAAATGCACTTAGCAGGACCATGAAGAAAGACCTCAAG CGGTATGTGGAGGATATGCAGAGAATACTCAAAGACCAAAGTTGGAAAGTGAAAACAACAATATGCTGGGGACAAAGGGACCGTTGGTTTAGTTATGATGGAGTGGAAAATTTCTGTAAGGATTCCAATCATACACTTGTTGAAGTTCCAAag GCAGGGCATCATGTGCAAGAAGATTGTGGTGAAGAACTTGGACAACTTATTTATAAGACAATAAGCAGAAGGGACTACATATGA